The following proteins are encoded in a genomic region of Arachis stenosperma cultivar V10309 chromosome 4, arast.V10309.gnm1.PFL2, whole genome shotgun sequence:
- the LOC130973228 gene encoding 2-dehydro-3-deoxyphosphooctonate aldolase — protein MDPPSMLYSQLKAAEPFFLLAGPNVIESEEHIMKMAKHIKTITSKVGIPLVFKSSFDKANRTSSKSFRGPGMVEGLKILEKVKVAYDLPIVTDVHESIQCEAVGRVADIIQIPAFLCRQTDLLVAAAKTGKIVHIKKGQFCAPSVMANSAEKVRLAGNPNVMVCERGTMFGYNDLIVDPRNLEWMREADCPIVADITHSLQQPAGKKLDGGGVASGGLRELIPCIARTAVAVGVDGIFMEVHDDPLNAPVDGPTQWPLRHLEELLEELVAIARVSKGKKKFNIDLTPFRE, from the exons atggaTCCACCGTCAATGCTGTATAGCCAGCTCAAG GCTGCAGAACCGTTCTTCCTGTTAGCGGGTCCTAATGTGATTGAATCAGAGGAACACATTATGAAGATGGCTAAGCACATAAAGACTATTACATCTAA AGTTGGCATCCCATTGGTTTTCAAATCAAGCTTTGATAAGGCTAACAGAACATCATCAAAATCTTTTCGTGGCCCAGGGATGGTTGAGGGATTGAAG ATACTTGAGAAGGTTAAAGTAGCATATGACCTCCCTATAGTAACAGATGTGCATGAGTCCATCCAG TGTGAAGCAGTCGGCAGAGTTGCAGATATCATTCAAATTCCAGCATTCTTATGCCGTCAA ACAGATCTTCTAGTTGCTGCAGCCAAAACTGGGAAAATTGTCCACATCAAGAAGGGCCAGTTTTGTGCTCCTTCC GTCATGGCAAATTCAGCAGAGAAGGTTCGGTTGGCTGGAAATCCTAATGTTATGGTTTGTGAGAGAGGAACTATGTTTGGATACA ATGATTTGATTGTCGATCCACGTAACCTGGAGTGGATGAGAGAAGCCGATTGCCCTATT GTAGCTGATATAACACACTCACTGCAACAGCCTGCTGGAAAGAAG TTGGATGGCGGTGGTGTTGCAAGTGGAGGTCTTCGAGAACTAATACCTTGCATTGCAAGAACTGCAGTTGCTGTAGGAGTGGATGGAATTTTCATGGAG GTACATGATGATCCACTGAATGCACCTGTTGATGGTCCAACACAGTGG CCTTTACGCCACTTGGAGGAGTTACTTGAAGAGCTTGTAGCTATTGCT AGGGTAAGCAAAGGGAAGAAAAAATTCAACATTGATCTCACACCATTTCGTGAATAG
- the LOC130976524 gene encoding cysteine protease ATG4-like isoform X3, translating into MRRFQERVLGTGRTEISSSDGDIWLLGVCHNISQQESTANVDTRNEFAAFEQDFSSKILVTYRKGFDAIGDSKYTSDVNWGCMFRSSQMLVAQALLFHKLGRSWRKNIDKPLDKEYIEILQSFGDSEASAFSIHNLLQAGKDYGLAVGSWVGPYAMCRTWEVLARNQRETDNLAEQPLPMAIYVVSGDEDGERGGAPVVCIEDASKRCSDFSRGKLVWTPLLLLVPLVLGLDKINPRYIPLLQSIFKFPQSLGILGSKPGASTYLIGVQGDKALYLDPHEVQQVVNINGESQETSTSSYHSNVIRHIPLDSIDPSLAIGFYCRDKDDFDDFCSRASKLAEESNGAPLFTVAQSWRFISQTASNNGPGGNLGFQDDDSVAMDVANEAGNNEDDWQLL; encoded by the exons ATGAGGAGATTTCAAGAACGTGTACTTGGGACAGGGAGGACTGAGATTTCAAGTTCTGATGGTGATATATGGCTTCTGGGTGTCTGCCATAATATTTCACAACAAGAATCAACTGCAAATGTAGATACTAGAAACGAGTTTGCTGCATTTGAGCAagatttttcttcaaaaatcttAGTAACATATCGGAAAG GCTTTGATGCTATTGGAGATTCAAAGTATACTAGTGATGTTAATTGGGGATGTATGTTTCGGAGCAGCCAGATGCTTGTAGCTCAG GCATTGCTCTTTCATAAATTAGGTAGATCATGGAGGAAAAATATTGATAAG CCACTGGATAAAGAATATATTGAGATCTTACAAAGTTTTGGTGATTCGGAGGCTTCTGCTTTCTCTATTCACAATCTCCTTCAAGCCGGTAAAGATTATGGCCTTGCCGTTGGGTCATGGGTGGGCCCATATGCCATGTGTCGAACATGGGAAGTTCTAGCTCGTAACCAGAGGGAGACAGACAACCTTGCAGAGCAGCCACTTCCAATGGCAATTTATGTTGTCTCTGGAGATGAAGATGGAGAACGTGGTGGAGCACCAGTTGTCTGCATTGAAGATGCATCCAAACGATGTTCTGACTTTTCAAGGGGCAAACTTGTTTGGACGCCTCTGCTTTTATTGGTTCCTCTGGTTCTTGGACTTGATAAAATCAATCCAAG GTATATCCCATTATTgcaatcaatttttaaattccCTCAGAGCCTTGGTATTTTGGGCAGTAAACCAGGTGCTTCAACATATCTTATTGGTGTTCAGGGTGACAAGGCATTGTACCTTGATCCACATGAAGTTCAGCAG GTTGTCAATATCAATGGGGAATCCCAAGAGACTAGTACCTCCTCATACCATAGCAA TGTTATCAGGCACATACCCCTAGATTCAATTGACCCATCCTTGGCTATTGGATTTTACTGCCGAGACAAAG ATGATTTCGACGACTTCTGTTCCCGAGCTTCCAAGCTTGCTGAAGAATCAAATGGCGCCCCATTATTCACGGTAGCTCAGTCTTGGAGGTTCATATCGCAAACCGCTAGTAACAATGGGCCGGGTGGCAACCTTGGATTCCAAGACGATGATTCCGTAGCTATGGATGTTGCGAACGAAGCAGGCAACAATGAGGATGATTGGCAACTCCTGTAA
- the LOC130976524 gene encoding cysteine protease ATG4-like isoform X1, protein MVLKSICERIIGATCSSKSSVETIDNSQVPASLKVGSGESKYPNTSLWSGFFPSGFLVSETHSEPSPSEKKAVYFGNSGWAAAVWKVVNSGSMRRFQERVLGTGRTEISSSDGDIWLLGVCHNISQQESTANVDTRNEFAAFEQDFSSKILVTYRKGFDAIGDSKYTSDVNWGCMFRSSQMLVAQALLFHKLGRSWRKNIDKPLDKEYIEILQSFGDSEASAFSIHNLLQAGKDYGLAVGSWVGPYAMCRTWEVLARNQRETDNLAEQPLPMAIYVVSGDEDGERGGAPVVCIEDASKRCSDFSRGKLVWTPLLLLVPLVLGLDKINPRYIPLLQSIFKFPQSLGILGSKPGASTYLIGVQGDKALYLDPHEVQQVVNINGESQETSTSSYHSNVIRHIPLDSIDPSLAIGFYCRDKDDFDDFCSRASKLAEESNGAPLFTVAQSWRFISQTASNNGPGGNLGFQDDDSVAMDVANEAGNNEDDWQLL, encoded by the exons ATGGTATTGAAGAGTATCTGTGAGAGGATCATTGGTGCAACATGTTCTTCTAAAAGCTCAGTTGAGACTATAGATAACAGTCAGGTGCCTGCTTCTTTGAAAGTAGGGTCTGGTGAAAGTAAGTATCCTAACACTTCCTTGTGGTCAGGCTTCTTTCCATCTGGTTTTTTGGTCTCTGAAACGCATAGTGAACCATCGCCTTCTGAAAAGAAAGCAGTTTATTTTGGAAATAGTGGGTGGGCAGCTGCTGTGTGGAAAGTTGTTAACAGTGGCTCAATGAGGAGATTTCAAGAACGTGTACTTGGGACAGGGAGGACTGAGATTTCAAGTTCTGATGGTGATATATGGCTTCTGGGTGTCTGCCATAATATTTCACAACAAGAATCAACTGCAAATGTAGATACTAGAAACGAGTTTGCTGCATTTGAGCAagatttttcttcaaaaatcttAGTAACATATCGGAAAG GCTTTGATGCTATTGGAGATTCAAAGTATACTAGTGATGTTAATTGGGGATGTATGTTTCGGAGCAGCCAGATGCTTGTAGCTCAG GCATTGCTCTTTCATAAATTAGGTAGATCATGGAGGAAAAATATTGATAAG CCACTGGATAAAGAATATATTGAGATCTTACAAAGTTTTGGTGATTCGGAGGCTTCTGCTTTCTCTATTCACAATCTCCTTCAAGCCGGTAAAGATTATGGCCTTGCCGTTGGGTCATGGGTGGGCCCATATGCCATGTGTCGAACATGGGAAGTTCTAGCTCGTAACCAGAGGGAGACAGACAACCTTGCAGAGCAGCCACTTCCAATGGCAATTTATGTTGTCTCTGGAGATGAAGATGGAGAACGTGGTGGAGCACCAGTTGTCTGCATTGAAGATGCATCCAAACGATGTTCTGACTTTTCAAGGGGCAAACTTGTTTGGACGCCTCTGCTTTTATTGGTTCCTCTGGTTCTTGGACTTGATAAAATCAATCCAAG GTATATCCCATTATTgcaatcaatttttaaattccCTCAGAGCCTTGGTATTTTGGGCAGTAAACCAGGTGCTTCAACATATCTTATTGGTGTTCAGGGTGACAAGGCATTGTACCTTGATCCACATGAAGTTCAGCAG GTTGTCAATATCAATGGGGAATCCCAAGAGACTAGTACCTCCTCATACCATAGCAA TGTTATCAGGCACATACCCCTAGATTCAATTGACCCATCCTTGGCTATTGGATTTTACTGCCGAGACAAAG ATGATTTCGACGACTTCTGTTCCCGAGCTTCCAAGCTTGCTGAAGAATCAAATGGCGCCCCATTATTCACGGTAGCTCAGTCTTGGAGGTTCATATCGCAAACCGCTAGTAACAATGGGCCGGGTGGCAACCTTGGATTCCAAGACGATGATTCCGTAGCTATGGATGTTGCGAACGAAGCAGGCAACAATGAGGATGATTGGCAACTCCTGTAA
- the LOC130976524 gene encoding cysteine protease ATG4-like isoform X2 yields the protein MVLKSICERIIGATCSSKSSVETIDNSQVPASLKVGSGEIYFGNSGWAAAVWKVVNSGSMRRFQERVLGTGRTEISSSDGDIWLLGVCHNISQQESTANVDTRNEFAAFEQDFSSKILVTYRKGFDAIGDSKYTSDVNWGCMFRSSQMLVAQALLFHKLGRSWRKNIDKPLDKEYIEILQSFGDSEASAFSIHNLLQAGKDYGLAVGSWVGPYAMCRTWEVLARNQRETDNLAEQPLPMAIYVVSGDEDGERGGAPVVCIEDASKRCSDFSRGKLVWTPLLLLVPLVLGLDKINPRYIPLLQSIFKFPQSLGILGSKPGASTYLIGVQGDKALYLDPHEVQQVVNINGESQETSTSSYHSNVIRHIPLDSIDPSLAIGFYCRDKDDFDDFCSRASKLAEESNGAPLFTVAQSWRFISQTASNNGPGGNLGFQDDDSVAMDVANEAGNNEDDWQLL from the exons ATGGTATTGAAGAGTATCTGTGAGAGGATCATTGGTGCAACATGTTCTTCTAAAAGCTCAGTTGAGACTATAGATAACAGTCAGGTGCCTGCTTCTTTGAAAGTAGGGTCTGGTGAAA TTTATTTTGGAAATAGTGGGTGGGCAGCTGCTGTGTGGAAAGTTGTTAACAGTGGCTCAATGAGGAGATTTCAAGAACGTGTACTTGGGACAGGGAGGACTGAGATTTCAAGTTCTGATGGTGATATATGGCTTCTGGGTGTCTGCCATAATATTTCACAACAAGAATCAACTGCAAATGTAGATACTAGAAACGAGTTTGCTGCATTTGAGCAagatttttcttcaaaaatcttAGTAACATATCGGAAAG GCTTTGATGCTATTGGAGATTCAAAGTATACTAGTGATGTTAATTGGGGATGTATGTTTCGGAGCAGCCAGATGCTTGTAGCTCAG GCATTGCTCTTTCATAAATTAGGTAGATCATGGAGGAAAAATATTGATAAG CCACTGGATAAAGAATATATTGAGATCTTACAAAGTTTTGGTGATTCGGAGGCTTCTGCTTTCTCTATTCACAATCTCCTTCAAGCCGGTAAAGATTATGGCCTTGCCGTTGGGTCATGGGTGGGCCCATATGCCATGTGTCGAACATGGGAAGTTCTAGCTCGTAACCAGAGGGAGACAGACAACCTTGCAGAGCAGCCACTTCCAATGGCAATTTATGTTGTCTCTGGAGATGAAGATGGAGAACGTGGTGGAGCACCAGTTGTCTGCATTGAAGATGCATCCAAACGATGTTCTGACTTTTCAAGGGGCAAACTTGTTTGGACGCCTCTGCTTTTATTGGTTCCTCTGGTTCTTGGACTTGATAAAATCAATCCAAG GTATATCCCATTATTgcaatcaatttttaaattccCTCAGAGCCTTGGTATTTTGGGCAGTAAACCAGGTGCTTCAACATATCTTATTGGTGTTCAGGGTGACAAGGCATTGTACCTTGATCCACATGAAGTTCAGCAG GTTGTCAATATCAATGGGGAATCCCAAGAGACTAGTACCTCCTCATACCATAGCAA TGTTATCAGGCACATACCCCTAGATTCAATTGACCCATCCTTGGCTATTGGATTTTACTGCCGAGACAAAG ATGATTTCGACGACTTCTGTTCCCGAGCTTCCAAGCTTGCTGAAGAATCAAATGGCGCCCCATTATTCACGGTAGCTCAGTCTTGGAGGTTCATATCGCAAACCGCTAGTAACAATGGGCCGGGTGGCAACCTTGGATTCCAAGACGATGATTCCGTAGCTATGGATGTTGCGAACGAAGCAGGCAACAATGAGGATGATTGGCAACTCCTGTAA
- the LOC130974404 gene encoding uncharacterized protein LOC130974404 → MNVLARTSLNKMSRARGQSSGWTAFDLKQKKKNGLKSEIDKDPFPPVGASNLIQNDDKLVNKNHVLAKSFSSVLLPTQNFPTLKEGGKSQTPMTGSDSGGKYCATTAQDDTDLAIKKLKGQHHWADDSLIEDILAAVSNDVDKAATLLETMASAVNIEECKVSSDPGAANSYYVPCKEKIDESLMFGKGTDDIPINSSVGHLKDNGKDFADRNASSDEKFYDGNVRCQLGPLNYVPVEPEWEEDDVYLSHRKDALKTMRLASRHSRAAANAFLRGDHFSAQQHSMKAREEWHTAEELNSTAATKILNIRNSENDISRLDLHGLHAAEAIRALQEHLLKIESQGFSKTSATSNGVKVNNGLTHSTIGSLNSVDSENSDKQAPIRLKSVALHVITGVGNHSRGQAALPTAVRSFLSENRYRFEEMRPGVITVWPKFRQS, encoded by the exons ATGAACGTTTTGGCCAGAACTTCCCTTAATAAGATGTCACGAGCTAGGGGTCAATCGTCTGGTTGGACAGCTTTTGATCtcaaacagaaaaagaaaaatggtcTTAAATCTGAAATTGATAAGGACCCTTTCCCACCTGTTGGTGCTTCTAATTTAATACAAAATGATGATAAACTGGTTAATAAGAACCATGTTCTTGCGAAGTCTTTCTCTTCTGTACTTCTTCCTACACAGAATTTCCCCACTCTAAAAGAGGGTGGGAAAAGCCAAACACCAATGACAGGTTCTGATTCTGGTGGAAAATATTGTGCCACTACTGCTCAGGATGATACTGATTTGGCCATCAAAAAGCTCAAAGGGCAGCATCATTGGGCTGATGATAGCTTGATAGAGGATATCTTAGCCGCGGTTAGTAATGATGTTGATAAGGCTGCAACTTTATTGGAAACAATGGCTTCTGCAGTTAACATTGAAGAATGCAAAGTATCAAGTGATCCTGGAGCAGCTAATTCATATTATGTTCCCTGCAAGGAGAAGATTGATGAGAGTCTAATGTTTGGAAAGGGGACAGATGATATTCCAATCAATTCAAGCGTTGGTCATCTCAAAGATAATGGTAAAGACTTTGCAGATAGAAATGCTTCCTCGGATGAAAAGTTCTATGATGGTAATGTTAGATGCCAACTGGGCCCCTTGAATTATGTTCCGGTTGAGCCTGAATGGGAAGAGGATGATGTCTACCTTAGTCATCGAAAGGATGCATTGAAGACAATGAG GCTGGCATCTCGACATTCTAGGGCAGCTGCTAATGCTTTTTTGAGAGGTGATCATTTTTCTGCTCAGCAGCACTCAATGAAGGCCCGAGAGGAATGGCATACAGCTGAAGAACTTAATTCTACGGcagccacaaaaattctaaataTCAGAAATAGTGAAAACGATATTTCTAGACTGGATTTACATGGTCTACATGCGGCAGAGGCTATTCGAGCATTGCAAGAAcatttattaaaaattgaaagCCAAGGCTTCTCAAAGACTTCAGCCACTTCAAATGGTGTTAAGGTTAATAATGGGCTTACACATTCAACTATTGGATCTCTTAATTCTGTGGACAGTGAAAATTCAGATAAACAAGCACCAATAAGGCTTAAATCAGTAGCTTTACATGTCATTACAG GCGTTGGTAATCATAGCCGAGGACAAGCCGCTCTTCCCACAGCTGTGAGAAGTTTCCTCAGCGAAAACAG ATACCGGTTTGAGGAGATGAGACCAGGAGTAATCACTGTGTGGCCAAAGTTTCGGCAAAGTTGA
- the LOC130976096 gene encoding PRA1 family protein F4-like has protein sequence MANFGTSQRIPTSSKPSTKVESHEPKENHEKLYTDIKIYCPFNMPLTSEAAAIRIMRNLGNLGLYYTLFFWIILFIVLIPRHKISLIILVIMTYVITIYCLILRAFPYSIFLHKVIDKRFVLSLLVFVTVVMLVVTEAGSHLAVTLAIAVPIILIHSLLWIAHHHSFDTEDHYCNCNCEVGADGTEEV, from the coding sequence ATGGCAAATTTTGGAACTAGCCAAAGAATACCAACCTCCTCAAAACCTTCAACCAAAGTTGAATCTCATGAACCAAAAGAGAATCATGAAAAGCTCTATACTGACATCAAAATATACTGTCCCTTTAACATGCCGTTAACTTCAGAAGCTGCAGCAATCAGAATCATGAGGAACTTAGGGAATCTTGGTTTATATTACACATTATTCTTTTGGATCATACTCTTCATAGTCCTCATCCCCAGGCATAAAATTTCATTGATTATTTTGGTTATAATGACATATGTAATAACCATTTACTGTTTAATTCTAAGGGCATTCCcttattctatttttcttcaCAAAGTCATAGATAAAAGGTTTGTGTTGTCATTGCTAGTGTTTGTAACTGTGGTGATGCTTGTGGTGACTGAAGCTGGGTCTCATCTTGCAGTTACTTTAGCTATTGCTGTTCCTATAATTTTGATTCATTCACTTTTATGGATTGCTCATCACCATTCCTTTGACACTGAAGATCATTATTGTAATTGTAATTGTGAAGTTGGTGCTGATGGCACAGAGGAAGTTTGA
- the LOC130976094 gene encoding uncharacterized protein LOC130976094 — translation MASLSMPSVSEQNRDDNNNKNNSISNKFLLPRKPARQPNPIIYRRLRRGSVVARISGKQTEYPTNKELLRTIAYLRNATAVFYEPDRMLPYNKAYIHDEDDDDEVGVTEDDEEHNFLHNDKKRKQELDKSMQKPNKNSGYNLTRKQTKKECDVSSSSTSHVVVNLKDTSQTSDRDQGLTKKVQQTDSTRKTFMQFCSAEIICPPEHRAALAVKLLGVQAALLSCLGSPFENLSQFASTRNNSKIPLSLFQASTRFLPATIWTGMFIVSFAYTVMVAWSLGFRVPIISMLCLSLLYSLSVLVAAASGFSVVCGTFRIHGTLFTCLGVLGFVMVLVGLVMLVLFYSWLHKKVEVAE, via the exons ATGGCTTCTTTGAGTATGCCTTCTGTTTCAGAACAGAACAGAGATGAtaacaacaacaagaacaatagtaTAAGCAACAAGTTTTTGCTCCCAAGAAAGCCT GCAAGACAACCAAATCCAATCATATACAGGAGATTGCGCCGCGGATCAGTGGTGGCGAGAATTTCAGGCAAACAAACTGAG TACCCTACAAATAAGGAGTTATTGAGAACTATTGCATACTTGAGAAATGCTACAGCAGTATTTTATGAG CCTGATAGAATGTTGCCTTATAACAAGGCCTATATCCAtgatgaggatgatgatgatgaagtgGGGGTCACAGAAGATGATGAGGAACACAATTTTCTGCACAATgataaaaagagaaaacaagaactTGACAAGTCAATGCAAAAGCCTAATAAGAACTCCGGCTACAACTTAACTAGAAAGCAG ACAAAAAAGGAATGTGATGTATCTTCTTCTTCCACCTCCCATGTGGTGGTAAACCTAAAAGACACAAGCCAGACTTCGGATCGCGACCAAGGCTTAACCAAAAAGGTTCAACAAACTGATTCTACACGAAAAACATTTATGCAATTCTGTTCAGCAGAGATAATTTGTCCACCAGAACACCGAGCCGCATTGGCAGTGAAGTTGCTTGGAGTACAAGCAGCATTGCTATCTTGTTTAGGTAGTCCTTTCGAAAACCTTTCGCAATTCGCAAGCACAAGAAACAACTCGAAGATACCACTGAGCTTGTTTCAAGCATCTACAAGGTTCTTACCGGCGACAATATGGACCGGAATGTTCATAGTGAGCTTTGCATACACAGTGATGGTGGCTTGGTCTTTGGGATTTAGAGTGCCTATTATCTCAATGTTATGTCTCTCATTGCTGTATTCTTTGTCTGTGTTGGTGGCTGCAGCATCAGGGTTTAGTGTTGTATGTGGCACATTTAGAATTCATGGTACCTTGTTTACATGTTTAGGTGTTCTTGGTTTTGTTATGGTTCTTGTTGGTTTGGTTATGCTGGTTCTTTTTTATTCCTGGCTGCATAAAAAAGTAGAAGTAGCTGAGTAA
- the LOC130976095 gene encoding uncharacterized protein LOC130976095 has translation MANYGTTQRVATSSSNSSSKPENYEPKVPNENHFKIFCPFSIPLTSESAAVRIIRNFGIYGLYYTHFVWIILFITLIPARKVSLILLVIMTYVTSLFLLILRTWPNSFLLHKIINKWFVLAVIAVATAVQLVLTDAGIHLAVTLACSMPLVLVHAVLWVGFYGSEVVNYDAGSASASREGAPLFVANESGDKVSNDAV, from the coding sequence ATGGCAAATTATGGAACTACACAGAGAGTAGCAACCTCTTCCTCAAACTCTTCATCAAAGCCTGAAAACTATGAACCAAAAGTTCCAAATGAAAATCACTTCAAGATTTTCTGCCCCTTTAGCATTCCTTTAACATCAGAATCTGCAGCAGTTCGAATCATAAGAAACTTTGGCATCTATGGTCTATACTACACCCACTTTGTGTGGATCATACTATTCATAACTCTCATACCTGCCAGAAAAGTGTCACTGATTCTTCTTGTTATCATGACATACGTgacttctctttttcttttgattctaAGGACATGGCCAAATTCTTTTCTGCTTCACAAGATCATAAACAAGTGGTTTGTGTTGGCTGTGATCGCGGTTGCAACGGCGGTGCAGCTGGTTTTAACTGACGCAGGGATTCATTTGGCAGTGACTTTGGCTTGTAGTATGCCTCTTGTTTTGGTTCATGCAGTTTTGTGGGTTGGTTTTTATGGTTCTGAGGTTGTGAATTATGATGCTGGTTCTGCTTCTGCTTCAAGAGAAGGTGCTCCTCTTTTTGTTGCTAATGAGAGTGGAGATAAGGTTTCAAATGATGCTGTttga